In Coregonus clupeaformis isolate EN_2021a chromosome 7, ASM2061545v1, whole genome shotgun sequence, one genomic interval encodes:
- the LOC121569118 gene encoding 3-phosphoinositide-dependent protein kinase 1-like: MEGPQASPKPGKQPEDFKFGRILGEGSYSTVVLAREQATGKEYAMKILEKMHIRKENKAHCVTRERDIMSSLDHPFIVKLYFTFQDVKRLYFCISYARNGELLKYISKIGSFDETCTRFYSAEIVCALQYLHSKGIIHRDLKPENILLNEAMHIQITDFGTAKQLSSDSTQNRANSFVGTAEYVSPELLTQKSACKSSDLWGLGCIIYQLVAGLPPFRAGNDYLKFQKIIKLEYEFPDKFFPKAKDLVEQLLCLDPSNRLGCEEMGGYSPLRAHSFFEAVTWENLHLQTPPKLTPYLPAMAEDDEDYYGNYDDLLSQFSNMQVVQSSSFQPLFVANPSPIPNSNPAQRPNSNIEQYIHDLDNNSFELDLQFSTEVKRLLLEKQTSRNPWHQFVENNLILKMGPVDKRKGLFARRRQLLLTEGPHLYYVDPVNKVLKGEIPWSPALRPEAKNFKTFFVHTPNRTYYLMDPCGNADKWCNTIQEVWQNIYNKHFNSCM, encoded by the exons ATGGAGGGCCCTCAAGCCTCCCCAAAGCCTGGAAAGCAGCCAGAGGACTTCAAATTTGGTCGAATTCTAGGAGAAGGCTCCTATTCAACA GTTGTGCTGGCAAGAGAACAGGCCACAGGGAAGGAATATGCTA TGAAGATTTTGGAGAAGATGCACATCCGGAAGGAGAACAAGGCACATTGCGTGACGCGAGAGAGGGATATCATGTCAAGCTTAGACCATCCATTTATTGTCAAGCTCTACTTCACATTTCAAGATGTGAAAAGGTTGT ATTTTTGCATAAGCTATGCAAGAAATGGGGAATTACTGAAATACATTAGCAAAATAGGCTCATTCGATGAGACGTGCACTAGATTCTACTCTGCTGAAATAGTATGTGCATTACAGTATTTGCATTCTAAAGGCATAATTCACAG GGACCTCAAACCAGAGAATATTTTACTGAATGAGGCCATGCACATTCAAATAACAGACTTTGGAACTGCAAAACAACTCTCATCAGATAGTACACAAA ACAGAGCGAACTCCTTTGTTGGAACAGCTGAGTATGTTTCACCAGAGCTACTGACTCAGAAATCTGCCTGCAAAAG CTCTGACCTTTGGGGATTAGGCTGTATCATCTACCAGTTAGTAGCAGGATTACCTCCATTTAGAGCTGG GAATGACTACCTGAAATTCCAGAAGATTATTAAACTGGAGTATGAATTTCCTGATAAATTCTTTCCTAAGGCGAAGGATCTAGTGGAACAGCTTCTA TGCTTGGATCCCTCCAACCGATTAGGTTGTGAGGAGATGGGTGGGTACAGCCCTCTCAGAGCCCATTCTTTCTTTGAGGCTGTCACATGGGAGAACCTTCACCTACAGACACCCCCCAAACTCACCCCCTACCTGCCAGCCATGGCTGAGGATGATGAGGACTATTATGGAAAC TATGATGACCTCCTCAGCCAGTTCAGCAACATGCAGGTCGTCCAGTCCAGCTCTTTCCAACCACTGTTTGTGGCCAACCCCAGTCCCATCCCCAACTCCAACCCCGCACAAAGGCCCAACAGCAACATCGAGCAGTACATTCATGACCTGGACAACAACTCCTTTGAGCTGGACCTGCAGTTTTCCACTGAGGTGAAGCGGCTACTGCTTGAGAAGCAGACAAGTAGAAACCCCTG GCATCAGTTTGTGGAGAATAATTTGATTCTCAAGATGGGACCAGTGGACAAAAGGAAG GGGCTGTTTGCACGTCGGCGCCAGCTATTGTTGACTGAGGGACCACACCTTTACTATGTGGACCCAGTTAACAAGGTTTTGAAAGGAGAGATCCCCTGGTCCCCTGCACTGCGCCCAGAGGCCAAGAACTTCAAGACCTTCTTTGTCCATACA CCAAACAGAACATACTATCTGATGGACCCATGCGGGAATGCTGACAAATGGTGCAACACAATTCAAGAAGTGTGGCAAAATATCTATAACAAGCATTTTAACTCATGCATGTAG
- the LOC121569119 gene encoding BTB/POZ domain-containing protein KCTD5-like, translated as MAEKSPDFSGSVGQCPALSPEERMQSPGIGASKWVRLNVGGTYFLTTRQTLCRDAKSFLYRLCQADPDLDSDKDETGAYLIDRDPTYFGPVLNYLRHGKLVLNRGLAEEGVLEEAEFYNITSLIKLIKDKIRERDCKTVQLPVKHVYRVLQCQEEELTQMVSTMSDGWKFEQLVSIGSSYNYGNEDQAEFLCVVSKELHNQSYGTSSEPSEKAKILQEQGSRM; from the exons atGGCGGAAAAGAGCCCTGACTTCAGCGGCTCAGTTGGCCAGTGTCCCGCCCTGTCTCCAGAAGAGAGAATGCAGTCACCTGGGATCGGAGCATCCAAATGGGTCCGTCTGAATGTCGGTGGGACATACTTTCTCACAACGAGGCAAACGTTGTGCCGAGACGCAAAATCTTTCCTGTACCGTCTGTGCCAGGCCGACCCCGACCTCGACTCTGACAAG GATGAAACAGGTGCCTATTTGATAGACCGAGACCCAACGTACTTTGGTCCAGTGCTCAACTACCTGAGGCATGGGAAACTGGTACTCAATAGAGGCCTTGCAGAGGAAG GTGTACTGGAAGAGGCTGAATTCTACAATATCACTTCTTTGATCAAGCTAATTAAAGACAAAATCAGGGAGAGGGACTGCAAAACAGTTCAG ctCCCTGTAAAACATGTCTACAGAGTCTTGCAGTGCCAAGAAGAGGAGCTAACACAAATGGTTTCCACCATGTCAGATGGTTGGAAGTTTGAGCAG TTGGTCAGTATTGGCTCCTCATATAACTATGGAAACGAAGACCAGGCAGAGTTCCTGTGTGTTGTCTCTAAGGAGCTACATAACCAGTCATATGGCACAAGCAGTGAACCAAGTGAAAAGGCCAAG ATTCTTCAAGAACAAGGCTCTCGAATGTGA